From Algoriphagus sp. NG3, the proteins below share one genomic window:
- a CDS encoding lamin tail domain-containing protein: protein MSEVNMTQDFETEFTALNYPDEFLPNWYANEVRSTSSRIYQANGLGKNGSRAMAVQPISSFNGEVFVRLSLGDFDDPKVRFLARSVRNGSGNRAAEVYYSWGADLAGGYNEPVLLGEDLEFPNEDQEFRVFELVLPDNLNENEAVFLRLEIRYGPGSGSCAKWVMDDFEFGEFEEDRTPPKVDHVRGFDENQVELQFDEAVDPVFSVLAISYKLDGVEPSYVELESDSLVYLSFDERLEIGREFSLSISQIPDLEGNFLRDTLISFQFFDPTYIPPKMLVLNEIMPAPRADLDLPNVEYVEVFNAGEYAVRMGGVGYSNSRSSVVLLDKWILPSEYLILAPPNQASLFEEYGEVLPVSSWPTLLNSGDHLMLEDDQGNLIDALSYATSSWVGSEFAGGGYSLEVANPYNPCDQSDNLKPSQDPARGTPGRKNSVFDLTVDSVPPILNSAEFSSAQSLMLTFSKPIIVDGLLEAFSFDPFLEVDSVAQVNSKQIQLMFSESIIPNTIYHLSIHDLIDCDGNVLAQSKPWELVLPVQAQVGDVVINELLANPKTGSPKFVEVKNVTDNYLELKHWKLANLNNSGEINQIRQFSELSSVISPQDYLAITTDTDLLKLDFPKSASGSFLRMSSLPSYPISGGTVVLLDSAAAVADMFSYSEDLHHPLLRNPKGVSLERLSTETPSSSPANWHSASATEEYGTPGRKNSQVVSGEFTADLIQIVPEVFDPEGSNGNTFAAIRYELNQSGWIGNFSIYTTTGQLVQVLAQNELLGSSGLFTWTGTDSQGKIVRPGYYILMVELYDLSGEQIIVRKTIVVATRL, encoded by the coding sequence ATGTCTGAGGTTAACATGACCCAGGATTTTGAAACTGAATTTACAGCCCTTAATTATCCGGATGAATTTTTGCCCAACTGGTATGCCAATGAAGTAAGAAGTACCTCTTCCCGCATTTACCAGGCAAATGGATTGGGTAAAAATGGGAGCAGGGCTATGGCTGTACAGCCAATTTCTTCTTTTAACGGTGAAGTTTTTGTTAGACTTTCTCTTGGTGATTTTGACGATCCCAAGGTTCGTTTTTTGGCCAGGTCTGTTAGAAATGGCTCTGGAAATAGGGCTGCGGAAGTTTATTACAGTTGGGGGGCTGATCTAGCTGGAGGTTACAATGAGCCTGTACTGCTGGGTGAGGATCTCGAATTCCCGAATGAGGATCAGGAGTTCCGGGTGTTTGAACTGGTTTTGCCAGATAATCTGAATGAAAATGAGGCGGTTTTTCTCCGACTGGAGATTCGCTATGGCCCAGGTTCAGGTAGCTGCGCAAAATGGGTGATGGATGATTTTGAGTTTGGGGAATTTGAGGAGGATAGGACTCCCCCCAAGGTCGATCATGTTCGGGGTTTTGATGAAAATCAAGTAGAACTCCAGTTTGACGAAGCTGTGGATCCTGTATTTTCAGTGCTGGCAATTAGCTATAAGCTGGATGGGGTAGAACCTTCTTATGTGGAACTGGAGTCTGATTCTCTGGTATATCTTAGCTTTGATGAGAGATTGGAAATCGGCAGAGAATTCAGCCTGTCAATTTCCCAGATACCTGATTTGGAAGGGAATTTTCTGCGCGACACACTAATTTCATTTCAGTTTTTTGATCCCACATATATTCCTCCCAAGATGCTTGTGCTTAATGAAATAATGCCTGCCCCCAGAGCTGATCTTGATCTCCCAAATGTTGAATATGTGGAGGTTTTTAATGCAGGTGAGTACGCTGTCCGCATGGGTGGGGTTGGGTATTCCAATTCCAGATCCTCTGTGGTTTTGCTGGATAAATGGATTCTACCGAGTGAGTATTTGATTTTGGCTCCACCTAATCAAGCTTCACTCTTCGAAGAATATGGGGAGGTGCTTCCTGTGTCTAGTTGGCCGACATTGCTGAATTCGGGGGACCACCTTATGCTTGAAGACGATCAAGGGAATTTGATCGATGCGCTTTCCTATGCTACAAGTAGCTGGGTAGGAAGTGAGTTTGCCGGGGGAGGTTATAGCCTAGAGGTCGCTAATCCTTATAATCCGTGCGACCAAAGTGATAATCTGAAACCATCTCAAGATCCTGCCCGAGGGACACCAGGGAGGAAGAACTCAGTTTTTGATCTGACGGTGGATAGTGTACCTCCTATATTGAACTCAGCGGAGTTCTCTTCTGCACAAAGTCTTATGCTTACATTTTCAAAGCCGATTATTGTAGATGGTCTTTTAGAGGCATTTTCATTTGATCCATTTCTGGAGGTTGATTCTGTAGCCCAGGTCAACTCCAAACAGATCCAGCTCATGTTCTCGGAAAGTATTATCCCCAATACCATTTATCATTTAAGTATACATGATTTAATAGACTGCGATGGGAATGTACTTGCGCAATCAAAACCTTGGGAGCTGGTACTGCCAGTGCAGGCTCAAGTGGGAGATGTGGTCATCAATGAGCTTTTAGCCAATCCTAAAACGGGTTCTCCGAAGTTTGTAGAAGTGAAAAATGTGACAGATAATTATCTGGAACTAAAACATTGGAAATTAGCAAATTTGAATAATTCAGGTGAAATCAACCAGATCAGGCAATTCAGTGAGCTTTCATCAGTGATCTCTCCGCAAGATTATTTGGCGATTACTACCGATACGGACTTATTGAAGCTGGATTTTCCGAAATCCGCATCAGGCAGCTTTCTAAGGATGTCTTCCTTACCGAGTTATCCTATCTCCGGAGGCACTGTGGTCTTATTGGACTCAGCAGCTGCTGTAGCAGATATGTTTTCTTATTCAGAAGATCTGCATCATCCCCTATTGAGAAATCCAAAAGGCGTCTCACTTGAGCGGCTTTCTACTGAGACTCCTTCATCATCACCTGCCAACTGGCATTCTGCCTCTGCGACAGAGGAATATGGGACACCAGGAAGAAAAAATTCACAAGTAGTTAGCGGGGAGTTTACTGCTGATTTGATCCAGATAGTGCCGGAGGTGTTTGATCCTGAAGGGAGCAATGGAAACACCTTTGCCGCAATCCGGTATGAGCTAAATCAAAGTGGATGGATCGGTAACTTTAGCATATACACGACTACAGGTCAGCTGGTACAGGTACTGGCTCAAAACGAATTATTGGGCAGTTCTGGATTGTTTACCTGGACAGGTACTGATAGCCAAGGTAAGATTGTAAGGCCTGGCTATTATATCTTGATGGTTGAGCTATATGATTTGTCGGGTGAGCAGATAATTGTAAGAAAAACGATAGTGGTGGCTACAAGGCTTTGA
- a CDS encoding aspartate-semialdehyde dehydrogenase codes for MKLAVVGATGLVGSEILEVLAEHNFPFDELLLVASERSVGKQIEYKGKPYTVIGLAEAVSLKPEAAIFSAGGSTSTEWAPKFAEVGTIVIDNSSAWRMDPTKKLIVPEINAKELTKEDKIIANPNCSTIQMVLALEPLRERYGIKRIVVSTYQSVTGTGKAAVDQMMAERAGETPEMVYPHKIDMNVLPHIDVFQDNGYTKEEMKMIKETKKIFSDDTIQVTATTVRIPTMGGHSESVNVEFKEDFDLAEVRELLAAAPGVIVQDDPANFIYPMPITAHKKDEVFVGRLRRDESQANTLNMWIVADNLRKGAATNAVQIAEYALANGLI; via the coding sequence ATGAAATTAGCAGTGGTAGGAGCTACCGGCTTGGTAGGCTCAGAAATCCTAGAGGTGCTCGCAGAGCACAATTTCCCTTTTGACGAACTTCTATTAGTCGCCAGCGAGCGATCTGTGGGTAAACAGATCGAATACAAGGGTAAACCCTACACTGTTATCGGTCTTGCAGAAGCTGTTTCATTGAAACCTGAGGCAGCTATATTTTCAGCAGGCGGAAGCACCTCTACCGAGTGGGCTCCAAAATTCGCCGAGGTAGGCACTATAGTCATAGATAATTCCTCCGCATGGAGAATGGATCCCACCAAAAAACTGATTGTTCCTGAAATCAATGCTAAAGAATTGACCAAGGAAGATAAGATCATCGCAAATCCAAATTGCTCTACCATCCAGATGGTACTGGCCCTTGAGCCTTTGCGTGAGCGCTACGGCATCAAACGAATCGTAGTGTCCACTTATCAGTCTGTGACTGGTACAGGCAAAGCTGCAGTGGATCAGATGATGGCTGAGCGTGCCGGCGAAACGCCAGAAATGGTCTATCCGCACAAAATCGATATGAATGTACTTCCACATATCGATGTATTCCAGGATAATGGCTATACCAAAGAGGAAATGAAGATGATCAAGGAAACCAAGAAAATCTTCAGTGACGATACGATTCAGGTAACTGCTACTACGGTAAGAATCCCTACCATGGGTGGTCACTCAGAGTCGGTAAATGTGGAGTTCAAAGAAGACTTTGATCTGGCAGAAGTCCGTGAATTGCTAGCTGCGGCTCCTGGTGTAATCGTACAGGATGACCCGGCCAATTTCATCTATCCTATGCCGATCACAGCGCATAAAAAAGACGAGGTATTCGTAGGCCGTCTGAGAAGAGATGAATCCCAGGCAAATACGCTGAATATGTGGATAGTAGCAGATAACCTTCGAAAAGGCGCTGCTACCAACGCAGTGCAGATCGCTGAATATGCGCTCGCAAACGGTTTGATTTAA
- a CDS encoding class I SAM-dependent methyltransferase, translated as MDLTQYHRADFQQFVQDHLSEDPALLLFRYQGKTVFDLKAAVQQISARQKASKKLPTWIANPQLIFPASISLEQSSSQQTAEFKARDRSGKLMIDLTGGFGVDSFYLAKNFDRAIYCEQQEDLAEIAEHNFEILAPSKFTVLKGDGLEFLAKADQRIDLLYADPARRGKGNQKLYKLEDCEPDVVSSWELMKSKANSILLKVSPMLDISQAISELPDIQKVQVISVKNEVKELLLHWSKDLSQVNLTIEAIDLVGSESSFSFNPDEEELTNPVFGEVANYLIEPLSGILKAGAFKTFGARYGLKKLDPNSHLYTSSDAKIAIPARVFEVIQEVQPKKTEIKKLFPAGKVNVITRNYATGSDELKKKLGVKDGGNDFLIGTKTQSGFKVFWCRLA; from the coding sequence ATGGATTTGACCCAATATCATCGGGCAGACTTCCAACAATTTGTGCAGGATCATCTTTCGGAAGATCCTGCACTTTTGCTTTTTAGGTATCAGGGCAAAACTGTTTTTGACCTGAAAGCAGCTGTGCAGCAGATTTCAGCCCGCCAGAAAGCTTCCAAAAAACTCCCTACATGGATTGCTAATCCACAATTGATTTTTCCAGCATCTATTTCCCTGGAACAAAGCTCATCTCAGCAAACCGCCGAATTCAAAGCAAGAGACAGATCAGGTAAACTCATGATTGACCTCACCGGTGGTTTTGGTGTGGACTCATTCTATCTGGCTAAAAATTTCGATCGAGCAATTTACTGTGAGCAGCAGGAGGACTTAGCTGAGATAGCAGAGCATAATTTTGAGATACTTGCCCCTTCTAAATTTACTGTTTTGAAAGGAGACGGACTGGAATTTTTAGCTAAGGCCGATCAACGCATTGACCTGCTCTATGCTGATCCCGCCAGAAGAGGAAAAGGCAACCAGAAGCTATACAAACTCGAAGATTGTGAACCTGACGTGGTCAGTTCATGGGAACTGATGAAAAGCAAAGCCAACTCTATATTGCTGAAAGTATCCCCTATGCTCGACATATCCCAGGCCATCTCAGAGCTTCCTGATATCCAAAAAGTACAGGTGATCTCTGTGAAAAACGAAGTGAAAGAATTGCTTTTGCACTGGAGCAAGGATTTATCCCAGGTTAATTTAACGATAGAGGCAATTGATCTGGTCGGCAGTGAAAGCAGCTTTTCATTTAATCCAGACGAAGAGGAACTGACCAACCCGGTATTTGGGGAAGTAGCCAACTACTTGATTGAGCCACTTTCAGGGATCTTAAAAGCTGGCGCATTTAAGACTTTTGGAGCTCGGTACGGGCTAAAGAAACTAGATCCAAACAGCCATTTGTACACTTCTTCAGATGCTAAAATAGCTATACCCGCCAGGGTTTTCGAAGTCATTCAGGAAGTGCAGCCCAAGAAAACTGAAATCAAAAAGCTATTTCCTGCAGGAAAAGTAAATGTAATCACACGAAACTATGCCACTGGCTCAGATGAGCTCAAGAAAAAACTTGGAGTAAAAGACGGGGGAAATGATTTTTTGATAGGCACAAAAACCCAAAGTGGTTTCAAGGTTTTCTGGTGTAGGTTGGCTTAG
- a CDS encoding DUF4834 family protein — protein MWKFLVIVLGVGWLLGQLIRYFLRSKLAKFAQHVNEVAREEQRAQRHASTPKDEVVVDFVPQRQKEKINKDIKGGEYVDYEEVKE, from the coding sequence GTGTGGAAATTTCTTGTAATAGTACTTGGGGTCGGCTGGTTGTTAGGCCAGCTGATCCGGTATTTTCTTAGAAGTAAGTTGGCCAAATTTGCCCAGCATGTAAACGAAGTAGCAAGGGAAGAGCAACGTGCCCAGCGGCATGCTTCTACTCCCAAGGATGAGGTAGTGGTGGACTTCGTGCCACAACGGCAAAAAGAAAAAATCAACAAGGATATTAAAGGCGGAGAATACGTCGATTATGAAGAAGTGAAGGAGTAA
- the carB gene encoding carbamoyl-phosphate synthase large subunit: MPKDSSIKHVLIIGSGPIVIGQACEFDYAGSQAARSLREEGIIVTLINSNPATIMTDPVTADNVYLLPLEKKSIVQILKDHPDIDAVLPTMGGQTALNLAIDCDKGGVWDKYGVKMIGVDIDAIDTAENREKFKALMEKIGVGVCKGATATSFLQGKEIAQEIGFPLIIRASYTLGGAGGAFVETAEDFEKALSAGLQASPVHEVLIEQSILGWKEYELEVMRDNIGNMIVICSIENFDPMGVHTGDSITVAPAMTLPDTTYQRMRNFAITMMNSIGNFAGGCNVQFSVSPDNSEIIGIEINPRVSRSSALASKATGYPIAKVAAKLAIGYNLDELKNSITGTTSAFFEPSIDYVIVKVPRWNFDKFKGADRRLGLSMKSVGEVMGIGRNFQEALQKACQSLEIKRNGLGADGKELRNQDEILYSLANPSWNRLFHIYDAFKLGISFRTIQDLTKIDKWFLKQIEELIHLEKEIGKYKLNTIPQELMDLAKRKGYADRQIAHLLDCLESEVFDKRYKEMGIKRVYKLVDTCAAEFEAKTPYYYSSFGSENESVKSDRKKVVVLGSGPNRVGQGIEFDYSCVHGVLAAKECGYETIMINCNPETVSTDFDIADKLYFEPVFWEHIYEIILHEQPEGVIVQLGGQTALKLAEKLDKYGIKIIGTSFEALDLAEDRGRFSSLLKDLEVPYPEFGTVHNTDEALELCKTIGFPLLVRPSYVLGGQGMKIVINEKELEQHVVDVLRDIPNNEILLDHFLEGAIEAEADAICDGENVYIIGIMQHIEPAGIHSGDSYAVLPPYNLGDLVIRQIETYTEKIALALRTVGLINIQFAIKNDKVYIIEANPRASRTVPFICKAYREPYVNYAVKVMLGEKKVTDFEFKPYKKGYAIKEPVFSFHKFPKVNKELGPEMKSTGEAIYFIEDLMDDYFLKIYAERNLYLSR; this comes from the coding sequence ATGCCTAAAGATAGCAGTATAAAGCACGTTCTCATCATTGGTTCAGGTCCCATCGTAATAGGTCAAGCTTGCGAATTTGATTACGCAGGCTCACAGGCGGCCAGATCACTTCGCGAAGAAGGGATCATTGTCACGCTGATCAATTCGAACCCGGCGACTATTATGACTGATCCTGTCACGGCCGACAATGTCTATTTGCTTCCTTTGGAAAAGAAATCCATCGTACAAATTCTCAAAGACCATCCGGATATCGATGCTGTTCTCCCTACTATGGGCGGTCAGACAGCCTTGAATCTTGCCATAGACTGCGATAAAGGTGGTGTCTGGGATAAGTATGGCGTGAAAATGATCGGTGTGGATATAGATGCGATCGATACCGCTGAGAACCGTGAAAAATTCAAGGCGTTGATGGAAAAAATCGGCGTAGGTGTCTGTAAAGGCGCTACAGCGACTTCTTTCCTACAAGGAAAGGAAATTGCCCAGGAAATAGGGTTCCCCTTGATTATCAGGGCTTCTTATACGCTTGGTGGTGCAGGTGGGGCATTTGTGGAAACTGCTGAAGATTTCGAAAAAGCACTTTCCGCAGGACTTCAGGCTTCTCCGGTACATGAAGTGTTGATCGAGCAAAGTATCCTTGGCTGGAAAGAGTACGAGCTGGAGGTAATGCGTGATAACATCGGTAACATGATCGTGATCTGTTCCATAGAGAATTTTGATCCTATGGGGGTGCATACGGGTGATTCTATCACAGTAGCACCGGCGATGACCTTACCTGATACTACCTATCAGCGCATGCGGAACTTCGCGATCACGATGATGAATAGCATTGGGAATTTCGCAGGTGGCTGTAACGTGCAGTTCTCTGTAAGTCCTGACAATTCTGAAATCATAGGCATCGAGATCAACCCACGTGTTTCCCGGTCCTCAGCTTTGGCCTCCAAAGCTACTGGCTATCCAATCGCGAAAGTTGCCGCCAAACTGGCAATAGGCTACAATCTTGATGAACTTAAAAACTCCATCACTGGAACGACTTCAGCATTTTTTGAGCCTTCTATAGATTATGTTATTGTAAAAGTGCCTCGCTGGAACTTTGATAAGTTCAAAGGAGCCGACAGAAGACTAGGCTTGTCCATGAAGTCAGTGGGTGAGGTAATGGGAATCGGCAGGAACTTTCAGGAAGCACTTCAGAAAGCTTGCCAGTCCCTTGAAATCAAAAGAAACGGCCTTGGCGCAGACGGCAAAGAACTCCGCAACCAGGATGAGATTTTGTATTCCCTTGCAAATCCTAGCTGGAACAGGTTGTTCCATATCTATGACGCATTCAAGCTTGGGATTTCCTTCCGTACGATCCAGGATCTTACCAAAATAGATAAGTGGTTTCTCAAGCAGATCGAAGAGTTGATCCATCTGGAAAAAGAAATTGGTAAGTATAAACTTAACACTATCCCTCAGGAGCTGATGGATCTGGCTAAGCGGAAAGGCTATGCAGATCGTCAGATTGCACATTTGCTGGATTGCCTGGAAAGCGAAGTTTTTGACAAGCGCTACAAGGAGATGGGCATTAAGCGTGTGTATAAATTGGTAGATACCTGCGCTGCGGAATTTGAAGCAAAAACCCCTTATTACTATTCTTCCTTTGGATCGGAAAATGAGTCGGTAAAATCAGACCGTAAAAAGGTAGTGGTACTTGGCTCTGGGCCAAACCGTGTAGGTCAGGGAATTGAATTTGATTACTCCTGTGTACATGGGGTGTTGGCAGCCAAAGAATGCGGCTACGAGACCATCATGATCAACTGTAATCCTGAGACGGTCTCTACTGATTTTGATATAGCCGATAAGTTGTACTTCGAGCCTGTATTCTGGGAGCATATCTACGAAATCATCCTTCACGAACAGCCTGAGGGTGTGATCGTGCAGCTAGGTGGTCAAACTGCGCTTAAGCTGGCTGAGAAGTTGGACAAATACGGTATCAAAATCATCGGAACCAGCTTTGAAGCACTTGATTTGGCAGAAGACCGAGGAAGATTCTCTTCTCTTTTGAAAGATTTGGAAGTTCCTTATCCTGAATTTGGGACAGTCCACAATACTGACGAAGCACTAGAACTTTGTAAGACAATCGGCTTCCCACTTTTGGTTCGTCCAAGCTACGTACTAGGTGGCCAAGGCATGAAGATCGTGATCAACGAAAAGGAACTGGAGCAGCATGTAGTGGATGTATTGAGAGATATCCCGAACAATGAGATATTGCTGGATCACTTCCTGGAAGGAGCTATTGAAGCAGAAGCTGATGCGATCTGTGACGGCGAGAATGTCTATATCATCGGTATCATGCAGCATATCGAGCCTGCAGGGATCCATTCAGGAGATTCTTATGCGGTGCTTCCTCCATATAACTTGGGGGATTTGGTGATTCGCCAGATCGAAACCTATACTGAGAAAATCGCCCTTGCGCTTAGGACGGTAGGTTTGATCAACATACAGTTTGCGATCAAAAACGACAAGGTTTACATCATCGAGGCAAATCCGCGGGCTTCCCGTACCGTGCCTTTTATTTGCAAGGCTTATAGAGAACCTTATGTTAATTATGCCGTAAAGGTGATGTTGGGAGAGAAAAAAGTAACTGATTTTGAATTCAAACCTTACAAGAAAGGTTATGCTATCAAGGAGCCTGTTTTCTCTTTCCATAAATTCCCGAAAGTAAATAAAGAATTGGGACCTGAAATGAAGTCCACCGGTGAGGCGATTTACTTTATCGAAGACCTGATGGATGATTATTTCTTAAAAATCTACGCAGAGAGAAATCTGTATCTCAGTAGATAA
- a CDS encoding sugar kinase — protein sequence MTKRIITLGEIMLRLSTPGHERFINTQSYEVNYGGAEANVAISLAHWGLSAAHVTAFPEHEIGKAAVNQLRFAGVETSFIRYNEGRMGVYFVENGAMQRSSKIIYDRFDSAFAQVNVEDFDWETIFEGADWFHWTGITPAISQSAADLCKAAVTAASKLGVKISADINYRRNLWQYGKGPMDIMPELIAPSHLIIAGLTDFENCMGIQETDYLQACEKAKTMCPSLNYVSTTHRDSISASENNLSGVLWNGELLLESKTYEMTHIVDRIGGGDAYMAGLIYGLLTSDDQNALDFAVAASVLKHSIPGDANFVSVDEVNQLVEGKNVGKLLR from the coding sequence ATGACTAAAAGAATAATCACCCTTGGCGAAATCATGCTCCGACTTTCCACTCCGGGACACGAACGCTTTATAAACACACAATCCTACGAAGTCAATTATGGTGGTGCTGAAGCAAATGTGGCCATCTCATTGGCACACTGGGGGCTATCCGCAGCACATGTGACAGCATTTCCTGAGCATGAAATCGGAAAAGCCGCAGTGAACCAACTTAGGTTTGCGGGGGTGGAAACCTCTTTCATCCGCTATAACGAAGGAAGAATGGGCGTTTATTTCGTAGAAAACGGGGCAATGCAGCGTTCCTCTAAAATCATCTATGACCGCTTTGATTCCGCATTTGCCCAGGTCAATGTTGAAGATTTTGATTGGGAAACAATATTTGAAGGCGCTGACTGGTTCCATTGGACGGGCATCACCCCGGCGATTTCCCAATCCGCGGCCGACCTCTGCAAAGCAGCAGTCACAGCAGCCTCTAAACTTGGGGTAAAAATCAGTGCAGACATCAATTACAGAAGAAATCTCTGGCAATACGGAAAAGGCCCAATGGACATCATGCCTGAACTCATAGCCCCCTCCCACCTGATCATTGCCGGACTGACAGATTTTGAAAACTGTATGGGAATCCAAGAAACTGACTACCTGCAGGCCTGCGAAAAAGCAAAAACAATGTGTCCTTCCTTAAACTATGTATCCACCACCCATCGGGATTCCATCAGCGCTTCAGAAAACAACCTGAGTGGAGTATTGTGGAACGGGGAATTGCTGCTCGAATCGAAGACTTATGAGATGACACATATAGTGGACAGGATAGGAGGAGGAGACGCATATATGGCCGGGCTGATCTATGGACTGCTTACTTCTGATGATCAAAATGCCCTGGATTTTGCAGTGGCCGCCTCGGTCTTGAAACACTCCATTCCCGGAGACGCAAACTTCGTCTCTGTAGATGAAGTCAATCAGCTGGTAGAAGGAAAAAATGTAGGTAAACTTTTACGATAA
- a CDS encoding bifunctional 4-hydroxy-2-oxoglutarate aldolase/2-dehydro-3-deoxy-phosphogluconate aldolase, producing MKFSQSNMLQAMSDTGMIPVFNHADIEVAKGVLDASYKAGIRVFEFTNRATNSLEVFRELCTYASRYPDMVMGIGTIFTAKDADAFIDAGADFIVSPALIPELAVFCNSKEVFWIPGCATMSEIFQAKKLGATLVKAFPGNVVGSAFVAAAKSVYSELHIMPTGGVEPTKENLKEWFDAGVHCVGMGSQLFKKDWIKNQQFDLLENKIADTLQLIKNL from the coding sequence ATGAAATTTTCACAAAGTAACATGTTACAGGCCATGAGCGATACAGGAATGATTCCTGTGTTCAATCATGCAGATATAGAAGTGGCAAAAGGAGTTCTTGATGCATCCTATAAAGCTGGAATTCGGGTATTTGAATTCACCAACCGGGCGACGAACTCCCTAGAGGTGTTCAGAGAGCTTTGCACATACGCATCCAGGTATCCTGATATGGTAATGGGGATCGGCACCATCTTCACCGCCAAAGATGCGGATGCATTTATAGACGCAGGAGCCGATTTTATCGTTTCACCGGCTTTGATCCCAGAACTGGCGGTTTTTTGCAATTCCAAAGAAGTATTCTGGATCCCGGGATGCGCGACTATGTCTGAGATTTTTCAGGCCAAAAAGCTTGGAGCAACGTTGGTGAAAGCTTTCCCGGGCAACGTAGTAGGGTCGGCTTTTGTAGCAGCAGCCAAGTCTGTCTATTCTGAGCTTCACATCATGCCTACCGGTGGAGTGGAACCGACTAAAGAGAACCTAAAGGAATGGTTTGATGCGGGTGTGCATTGTGTGGGAATGGGATCCCAGCTATTCAAGAAAGACTGGATCAAAAATCAACAGTTTGATTTGCTGGAGAATAAAATAGCGGATACGCTTCAACTAATTAAAAACCTGTAA
- a CDS encoding GNAT family N-acetyltransferase, with the protein MQQSVEFLIRNTLEPGDLGQVAALHGKVYSEEYDFGLGFEAYVMESLLEFYRAYDLEKDKVWVVESEGRMVGFVLLMHRPSNRAQLRYFILAKEFRGRGIGSRLMEEWMEFYTERNYDGAYLYTTSGLAAAASLYERMGFCKISEMKSRNFGISMLEQYYELVTPIR; encoded by the coding sequence ATGCAACAGTCCGTTGAATTTTTGATCCGAAATACCCTTGAGCCAGGTGATCTGGGGCAGGTAGCTGCCTTGCATGGTAAAGTGTATTCGGAAGAATATGATTTTGGGCTTGGTTTTGAAGCCTATGTGATGGAAAGCTTACTGGAATTCTACCGCGCTTACGATCTTGAAAAAGACAAGGTGTGGGTGGTGGAAAGCGAAGGTAGGATGGTAGGCTTTGTTCTGTTGATGCACAGACCTTCCAATCGGGCTCAGCTTCGGTATTTTATTCTGGCTAAGGAATTCCGGGGCAGGGGGATAGGGAGCAGGCTGATGGAAGAATGGATGGAATTCTATACTGAGCGCAACTATGATGGAGCCTATCTCTACACTACCTCAGGACTAGCTGCGGCAGCTAGCCTGTATGAAAGAATGGGGTTCTGTAAGATCAGCGAAATGAAATCAAGGAATTTTGGAATCTCCATGCTGGAGCAATATTATGAATTGGTCACACCTATTCGATAG
- a CDS encoding UPF0158 family protein: MLSLTEKEIDLISTQLLKGMICFYQIDKKKIHHMPDDEDYYNYDLTEAEEDVLDEIEENPDNYAEFTQMEPAQEHQMMQDFIDRRVKERNLAEDLVSSLTKPKANTAFKFLIEDSKYKNEWVEFRKEKYYDWIKEQVDSFNYTED; encoded by the coding sequence ATGCTTTCCCTTACCGAAAAGGAGATAGACCTTATCTCCACTCAATTACTCAAAGGAATGATCTGTTTCTATCAGATCGATAAGAAGAAAATCCATCACATGCCGGATGACGAGGATTATTATAACTATGATCTGACAGAGGCTGAAGAGGATGTACTGGATGAGATCGAGGAGAATCCGGATAATTATGCGGAGTTTACCCAGATGGAGCCAGCTCAGGAGCATCAGATGATGCAGGACTTTATAGACAGGCGGGTCAAGGAAAGAAATCTGGCGGAGGATTTGGTCAGCTCACTGACTAAACCAAAAGCCAATACCGCATTTAAGTTTCTGATCGAAGACTCTAAATATAAAAACGAGTGGGTAGAATTCCGCAAGGAAAAATATTATGACTGGATCAAAGAGCAGGTGGATAGTTTTAACTACACCGAAGATTAA